The DNA sequence CGGCTACTTGTTTGACTTGGCTGAAGCCTGCGAACTCAAGGATGCCATTGAGGAAATGTTCTCCGGAGGAATCATCAACCAAACCGAAGGCCGCGCCGTCCTCCACACCGCTCTCCGCAACATGGGTGATCAACCCGTTTTGGTCAATGGCCAAGATGTCATGACCGATGTCCGCGAAGTGCTGGGACGGATGGAGACCTTCACCAATCGTATCCACAGTGGAGAACATGTGGGATACACCGGCAAGCCGCTGACCGATATCGTAAACATCGGGATCGGTGGTTCCGACTTGGGTCCTGTGATGGTGACGGAAGCACTTCGTCCGTACTGGAAGCCCAACATGAACGTCCACTATGTTTCCAATGTGGACGGAACGCACATTGCCGAGACCCTCAAGCGTGTGAATCCTGAGACTACCTTGTTCATGATCGCCTCCAAAACGTTCACCACGCAGGAGACGATGACCAATGCGCACACCGCTAGAAATTGGTTCTTGGAGCAAGTCGGAGATGAATCGCATATTGCGAAGCACTTCATCGCACTCAGTACCAATGCCACCGCAGTGACCGAATTCGGAATCGACCCAGCCAATATGTTTGGATTCTGGGATTGGGTAGGCGGTCGCTACTCTGTCTGGTCCGCAATCGGGATGAGCGTTGCATGCACCATTGGGTTTGACAATTTCAAGGAATTCCTTGGAGGGGCATATTCGATGGATCAGCACTTCCGCGAGACCGATTTCATCAACAACCTACCCGTGATCTTGGGCTTGTTGGGAATTTGGTACAACAACTTCTTCGGTGCCGAGTCTCAAGCCATTCTTCCTTACGATCAGTACATGCATCGCTTCCCAGCCTACTTTCAGCAAGGAGACATGGAGAGCAATGGCAAATACGTCGGAAGAGATGGAAAGCCGATCCAAGTGCAGAGCGGTCCCATCATTTGGGGTGAGCCGGGTACCAATGGCCAGCACGCATTCTACCAGCTGATCCACCAAGGCACCAAGCTGATTCCATGCGACTTCATTGCTCCGGCCATTAGCCACAATCCGATTGGCGACCACCATGACAAATTGCTGTCCAACTACTTCGCCCAGACCGAAGCCTTGATGCAGGGCAAAGATGAGGCGACCGTCGTGGCAGAACTCAAGGCTTCCGGCAAGTCAGATTCGGAAATTGCGATGCTCGCTCCTTTCAAGGTGTTCCAAGGCAATAAGCCGACAAACTCAATTTTGGTCAAACAGATCACGCCACGTGTCCTGGGGCAGCTGATCGCGATGTACGAGCATAAGATTTTTGTGCA is a window from the Pontibacter sp. G13 genome containing:
- the pgi gene encoding glucose-6-phosphate isomerase, producing the protein MKSIHPNETPAWKALNDHFEDVQDLHMRDLFSADSDRFDTFTAAFETILLDYSKNRITEETLGYLFDLAEACELKDAIEEMFSGGIINQTEGRAVLHTALRNMGDQPVLVNGQDVMTDVREVLGRMETFTNRIHSGEHVGYTGKPLTDIVNIGIGGSDLGPVMVTEALRPYWKPNMNVHYVSNVDGTHIAETLKRVNPETTLFMIASKTFTTQETMTNAHTARNWFLEQVGDESHIAKHFIALSTNATAVTEFGIDPANMFGFWDWVGGRYSVWSAIGMSVACTIGFDNFKEFLGGAYSMDQHFRETDFINNLPVILGLLGIWYNNFFGAESQAILPYDQYMHRFPAYFQQGDMESNGKYVGRDGKPIQVQSGPIIWGEPGTNGQHAFYQLIHQGTKLIPCDFIAPAISHNPIGDHHDKLLSNYFAQTEALMQGKDEATVVAELKASGKSDSEIAMLAPFKVFQGNKPTNSILVKQITPRVLGQLIAMYEHKIFVQGVIWNIFSFDQWGVELGKQLAKKILPELSDATPVDTHDASTNGLINAFKSMRADA